AACATAACCTCTTGCTAAAAATTTCATATCATTTGTAATTACATCAACTATATCTCCTGTTTTGACATTTCCTATTACATCTTTTATTTCATCTTTATACACATTAGGATAAAAATTTAAAATTTTTTGTTCCTTTTCTTTTTTTATAATGATTTTTGACATTCTAAACCTCTAAATATTTTCATAATTATTTATTATATCACAATTTTTATAAAAAACATCAAGAAAATTGAATGGAAAGTTAATTTTAAATTAAACTTTACACTATGAAAATTATATTATAAAATTATTTTAACATAAGATTAAATATTAAAATATTATGAGGAAAAATAAAATGACAATTATTATCCATGATTTAGATGAAAATGAATTAGTAAAAATTTATAATTTAACTGGTATTAATAAAAATGAAAATATTATTTTAATTTTTGATAATAAAAAAATTAAAAATTGTACAGGTTGTTTTTTCTGTTGGACTAAAAATCCAGGTGAATGTAGAATAAAAGATGGTTATGACAATCTAGCTGAATTATATTCAAAGACTGAAAAAATAATAATTATAAGTAAGTGTTGTTATGGCTCATATAGCCCTTTTGTAAAAAATGTATTGGATAGAAGTATTCCATACTTACTTCCATTCTTTAAAATTAAAAATAAAGAGATGCATCATACTATAAGATATAAAAATAAATTATATTTTGAAGTATATTTTTATGGAGAAAATATATCTGATGAAGAAAAAGAAATTGCTAAAAATATGGTAAAAGCTAATTGTATTAATCTAAATATTACTGACTTTAAGGTTTCTTTTTTTGAAAGTTTTGATTAAATGGGGAATATTATGGAAATTACAGTTATAAATGGTAGTCCAAGATTGAAAAAAAGTAATTCTGAAATATTAAAAAATTATTTGTTAAATTTTATAAAAGAAAATAAAATTAATGAATACTTTTCATTTTCTATTAAATTAGATAATAATATAAAAACTAATATTCACAATAGTGATATTTTAATTTTTCTTTTTCCTCTCTATGTGGACGGTATTCCATCTAATTTGCTAAGTTTACTTCTAAATTTTGAAAATGAAAAACTTATAAACTCAAAAACAAAAATTTATTGTATAGTTAATAATGGTTTTTTTGAAGGAGTTCAAAATCATTTGGCTATATCTCAAATAAGATGTTGGACTAAAAAAGTAAATGCACATTGGGGACAAGGAATTGGAGTTGGTGGTGGAGAGTTACTTTCCCATTTGAAAAAAGTTCCATTAGGAAATGGTCCTTTAAAAAATTTAGGAATAACATTAGAAAAATTCTCTAAAAATATACTCCTATTAAAAAGTGATGAAGATATTTATATTAATCCTAATTATCCAAGAATTTTATATTTTCTTCAAGCTAATATTTCTTGGTTTATGATTGCAAGAAAAAACAAATTAAAATTTAAGGATTTATTTAAAAAAATTTATAATAAATAGGGATAATAAATTTTATTTATTATTATACAAGGAGGTTTTTATATGGAAAAAATATGTATAATCTATGATTCAAAACATAATATGAATACAGAAAAATTAGTTTTATCTTTAAAAGAAACTTATAATGATGTGGACATTATAAAAGTAAATAATTTTGATATAAATACTATAAATAACTACCAAAAAGTTGGTTTAGCCTCTGGGATATATTGGGGAAAATTTTCTAAAAATATTGAAGATTTGTTAAATAAAATCTTAGATAGTGATATAAAAAATCTATTTTTTATATATACTTCTGGTGTAGGGAAAGTTAGATATGAGAAAAAATTGATTAAAAAACTTGAAGAAAAAAATAAAATTTGCCTTGGAATATTTAGTTGTAAAGGTTTTGATAACTATGGTCCTTTTAAACTGATAGGTGGAATAAATAAAGGAAAGCCAAATGAGAAAGATACTCAAAATCTTATAATTTTTTTTAAAAATATATATTAATAAAACTTATTTATTTTTTTTCTTGCTATTGACTTTATTCTGTTTACTATATACAATTATGGTATATGTAAATTTATTAAGGGGACGATAAAATGGATAAAAAAAGATATTTTGGAGATTTGATGTTATTTTTAGCAGCATTTATATGGGGAACTGCTTTTGTCGCCCAAGTTACAGGTATGGATAGAATAGGTCCTTTTACTTTTAATATGGCTCGTTCTGTTATTGCAATTATATGTCTAGGTGCTTATTTAATTATTACTAAGGCTAAATTACCAAAAGATATTGGAGTTTTATTACAAGGTGGTTTAGTCTGTGGATTTTTTATATTTATGGGAACTTCTTTACAACAAATTGGTTTACAATATACGACAGCAGGTAAAACTGGCTTTATAACTTCATTTTATATTTTAATTATTCCTTTTTTAACTATGATTTTCTTAAAACATAAAATTGATTTATTGACTTGGGTAAGTATAATTATAGGTTTTATTGGACTTTATTTACTTGCTATTCCAAGCCTAAATGATTTCACAATAAATAAAGGGGATTTTATAGTTTTCCTAGGTTCATTTTGTTGGGCAGGGCACATTTTAATCATAGATTATTATTCTAAGAAAGTTAATCCTGTTGAACTATCGTTTTTACAATTTGTTGTATTAACTATTCTATCTGGAATATGTGCTTTGTTATTTGAAAACGAAACTGCAACAATGAATAATATTTTTCTTTCTTGGAAATCTATTGCCTATGCAGGACTTTTATCATCAGGGATAGCTTATACTTTACAAATGGTAGGACAAAAATATACAAATCCTGTGGTTGCTTCTTTAATTTTAAGTTTAGAAGCTGTCTTTGCTGCTCTTGCAGGATATTTTATGCTCGATGAAATTATGACTTCAAGAGAATTTTTAGGTTGCTCTATTGTATTTTTAGCAATAATATTTTCACAAATTCCTAAGGATATATTTAAGAAAAAATATATAGGTGTAAAAAAATAAAACACAGAATAATTTCTTATGATGCATTAAGTCTAATTACTTTAAAAGAGGGATATTGATGAAA
This Fusobacterium animalis 7_1 DNA region includes the following protein-coding sequences:
- a CDS encoding flavodoxin; translated protein: MEKICIIYDSKHNMNTEKLVLSLKETYNDVDIIKVNNFDINTINNYQKVGLASGIYWGKFSKNIEDLLNKILDSDIKNLFFIYTSGVGKVRYEKKLIKKLEEKNKICLGIFSCKGFDNYGPFKLIGGINKGKPNEKDTQNLIIFFKNIY
- a CDS encoding flavodoxin family protein is translated as MTIIIHDLDENELVKIYNLTGINKNENIILIFDNKKIKNCTGCFFCWTKNPGECRIKDGYDNLAELYSKTEKIIIISKCCYGSYSPFVKNVLDRSIPYLLPFFKIKNKEMHHTIRYKNKLYFEVYFYGENISDEEKEIAKNMVKANCINLNITDFKVSFFESFD
- a CDS encoding DMT family transporter, which codes for MDKKRYFGDLMLFLAAFIWGTAFVAQVTGMDRIGPFTFNMARSVIAIICLGAYLIITKAKLPKDIGVLLQGGLVCGFFIFMGTSLQQIGLQYTTAGKTGFITSFYILIIPFLTMIFLKHKIDLLTWVSIIIGFIGLYLLAIPSLNDFTINKGDFIVFLGSFCWAGHILIIDYYSKKVNPVELSFLQFVVLTILSGICALLFENETATMNNIFLSWKSIAYAGLLSSGIAYTLQMVGQKYTNPVVASLILSLEAVFAALAGYFMLDEIMTSREFLGCSIVFLAIIFSQIPKDIFKKKYIGVKK